In Carya illinoinensis cultivar Pawnee chromosome 16, C.illinoinensisPawnee_v1, whole genome shotgun sequence, a single window of DNA contains:
- the LOC122299340 gene encoding CBL-interacting serine/threonine-protein kinase 6, with protein sequence MAEKSRDGNTTVLHGKYELGRLLGHGTFAKVYHARNLQTGKSVAMKVVGKEKVIKVGMMDQVKREISVMKMVTHPNIVELHEVMASKSKIYFAMELVRGGELFSKISKGRLKEDVARVYFQQLISAIDFCHSRGVYHRDLKPENLLLDEDGNLKVTDFGLSAFSEHLKQDGLLHTTCGTPAYVAPEVIGKKGYDGAKTDIWSCGVILYVLLAGFLPFQDDNIIALYKKIYRGDFKCPPWFSSEARRLITKLLDPNPSTRITISKIMDSSWFKKSVPNSVRSSNKKADQLEFDDAVFEKSCKQPETLNAFHIISLSSGFDLSPLFEEKKREEKEELRFATTRPASSVISKLEEVAAKDGKFSVKKSGSRIRLQGHESGRKGKLAIEADIFAVTPSFLVVEVKKDNGDTLEYNQFCSKELRPALKDILWTSPAADNSALA encoded by the coding sequence GTCATGGCACTTTCGCCAAGGTGTACCATGCCAGGAACTTGCAGACCGGGAAGAGCGTGGCGATGAAGGTGGTGGGGAAGGAGAAGGTTATAAAAGTTGGGATGATGGACCAGGTCAAGAGAGAGATCTCGGTGATGAAGATGGTGACGCACCCGAACATAGTTGAGCTTCACGAGGTGATGGCCAGCAAGTCCAAGATCTACTTCGCCATGGAGCTCGTCCGGGGAGGCGAGCTCTTCTCAAAAATCTCCAAAGGCCGGCTGAAAGAGGACGTGGCCAGAGTCTATTTCCAGCAACTCATATCCGCCATCGATTTCTGCCACAGCCGCGGCGTCTATCACCGGGATCTGAAACCCGAGAACCTGCTTCTGGACGAGGATGGTAATCTCAAAGTCACCGATTTTGGGCTCAGCGCGTTCTCGGAGCACTTAAAGCAAGATGGGCTCTTGCACACCACTTGTGGCACACCGGCATACGTCGCACCGGAGGTTATTGGTAAGAAAGGTTATGACGGCGCGAAAACCGACATTTGGTCCTGCGGTGTCATTCTCTATGTCCTCCTCGCCGGTTTCCTCCCATTCCAGGACGACAATATCATCGCCTTGTACAAGAAGATTTACCGTGGTGACTTCAAATGCCCGCCATGGTTCTCCTCCGAAGCTCGTAGACTAATCACGAAGCTTCTCGACCCAAACCCAAGTACCCGAATTACGATATCCAAGATCATGGATTCTTCTTGGTTCAAGAAGTCGGTCCCCAATAGCGTGAGAAGCAGCAACAAGAAGGCAGACCAGCTGGAATTCGACGACGCGGTGTTCGAGAAATCATGCAAACAGCCGGAGACCCTGAACGCATTCCACATCATATCCTTGTCGTCAGGGTTCGACTTGTCGCCGCTGTTTGAGGAAAAGAAGAGGGAGGAGAAGGAAGAGCTGAGGTTCGCGACGACGAGGCCGGCGAGCAGCGTGATATCAAAGCTAGAGGAAGTAGCGGCCAAGGATGGCAAATTCAGCGTGAAGAAGAGCGGGTCCAGGATCAGGCTCCAAGGCCATGAAAGCGGGCGCAAAGGGAAGCTCGCCATAGAGGCGGATATCTTCGCCGTGACTCCGTCATTTCTGGTCGTGGAGGTGAAGAAGGATAACGGTGACACATTAGAGTACAACCAGTTCTGCAGCAAGGAGCTCCGGCCGGCGCTCAAGGACATACTCTGGACCTCTCCGGCAGCTGACAATTCTGCACTCGCTTGA